A portion of the Acidobacteriaceae bacterium genome contains these proteins:
- a CDS encoding TonB-dependent receptor translates to MNRLTTKLAVAALLVGGLMGGNSLVAQGITTGSISGTLVDSTGSLIPNATVTVNNLDTGISFTHSSKSDGAFDFLALPTGRYSVTVLEAGFATKIISPIFVTVSRSDLGKVSLAVGSSSTQVEVGDATPLLDVTQSQVSETFTINQIANLPLAGGFDKLALLEPGVVQTHDGNFANTNGAGFSSQGQRGRSNNFEIDGQSNNDNSVSGPQVFFGNQDALEGVQIITNTFSAQYGRNTGSVVNYLTRQGTNKFHGALFEYYESNLFQSFNQGSKSSFLGYCAAGQDPSTCVAPSLPRYVENRFGGALSGPLWKDKLFFSTGVLFDRYHEGAAPSYTTNSATGAVLTPTPTGLQQLQSYYPTNAAVQALIANGPYSVTAGNPHPIASNTQNAVFTGPDGIQHTVEVAGVQRNVPSQSNDEEIMGRLDWQATSKDRVFLRYIYQDDPYENALGTGSTTALGRWYDVPSTSHSIGADITHTFNQNWVNQLRYSFQQTTVAFQGGGNPNCTITNPGACPTPVAIGGNASLGSLGSFTAAASDTFGGFGTYSSSFPQGRVVKVTQIQDNATWTKGRHNITFGGEFDYQNSPNVFLPTYIGSASFTGTSSGSVPSAGLSNFLNQTGTYSLANGDVNIHFTEPDAAAYFQDDWKVTPNLTLNLGLRWEFFGQAINLLHNQTVARESNPSTAIWNSAYSLAARTFPSVPQNYKNFQPRLGFAYHPDALGGRTVIKGGFAINYDPEFYNMFLNAASGSPVVLLSTNNSCGSTCLNSGAVANGFRAQNLPVVTGSTKPNPGTFSQTTVGNNFQNPYTESWNLIVEYSPTSRLVFEARYVGNHGVKLFQSLNANPNLSAAASAFPSQVAYTACSTAGTVVTNRPDCSRNLVRSRNNTAGSNYNAAQFKMSSREWHGLTTTLSYSLSATFDTASEVFSSIGGGGTNAFAQNPLNSSYGEYARSGIDVPSVVSASFVYNLPFYKKQDTLIGQLLGGFQVTGLYTYDSGNTVTPFNYAYGYLYSDTAYGTGYSYQQYTDQSFDYGFNSGISSARPFLGNPKAPIGSVAIRDIDGNYYEMQDYLNNGSAASGGTPVNSNSYHWIYANTREANARGQAFSPVKRNTLRANTWNNLDAAIYKNFRVRDNYRFQLSMEGRNVLNRQYLGTPDPEIDDVSFQDTRYNSGSSRYIRIGARFTF, encoded by the coding sequence TTGAATCGACTGACAACAAAACTGGCTGTGGCGGCTCTTCTGGTCGGCGGCCTAATGGGCGGCAACTCTCTCGTAGCCCAGGGTATTACCACTGGTAGCATTTCGGGAACGCTGGTGGATTCTACCGGCTCACTGATTCCTAATGCGACCGTTACCGTGAATAACCTTGACACGGGCATTAGCTTTACTCACTCAAGCAAGTCTGATGGAGCCTTTGACTTTCTCGCACTTCCCACTGGTCGCTACTCGGTGACGGTATTGGAAGCGGGCTTTGCAACGAAAATTATTTCCCCAATTTTTGTTACTGTGAGCCGTTCAGATCTCGGCAAAGTGAGTCTTGCCGTTGGCTCCAGTTCTACGCAAGTAGAGGTTGGTGATGCCACTCCGTTGTTGGACGTAACCCAGTCTCAGGTTTCAGAGACGTTTACCATCAATCAGATTGCAAACCTTCCGCTCGCCGGCGGTTTCGATAAGCTGGCCTTGTTGGAGCCTGGTGTCGTGCAGACGCACGACGGTAACTTTGCCAACACGAACGGCGCTGGCTTCTCTTCGCAGGGACAGCGTGGTCGTTCAAACAATTTTGAAATTGATGGTCAGTCAAACAACGATAATTCGGTGTCTGGCCCCCAAGTGTTTTTTGGCAACCAAGATGCGCTAGAAGGCGTTCAGATCATCACAAACACCTTCTCTGCGCAGTATGGCCGCAACACTGGTTCAGTCGTCAACTATCTGACGCGTCAGGGGACCAATAAATTCCACGGTGCCCTTTTTGAGTACTATGAGTCGAACCTTTTTCAGTCCTTCAACCAGGGCTCGAAAAGCTCTTTTCTTGGGTATTGCGCAGCAGGTCAGGACCCAAGCACCTGCGTCGCACCTAGTCTGCCTCGGTATGTTGAGAACCGCTTTGGTGGTGCTCTGAGCGGTCCGCTCTGGAAGGATAAGCTTTTCTTCTCAACGGGAGTACTGTTTGATCGCTACCATGAGGGCGCAGCTCCCAGCTACACAACCAACAGTGCCACCGGCGCTGTTCTCACCCCGACCCCTACGGGACTTCAGCAACTCCAATCGTATTATCCGACTAATGCTGCCGTTCAAGCATTAATCGCAAACGGTCCGTACTCAGTTACTGCGGGTAATCCGCATCCGATTGCCTCTAATACCCAAAACGCTGTATTTACGGGACCTGATGGCATTCAGCACACTGTTGAAGTTGCCGGAGTTCAACGTAACGTACCTTCCCAGTCGAACGATGAAGAGATTATGGGGCGACTTGACTGGCAGGCGACGTCGAAGGATCGCGTATTTCTTCGGTACATCTATCAGGATGATCCCTACGAAAACGCGCTCGGTACGGGTAGCACTACGGCGCTTGGTCGCTGGTATGACGTTCCTAGCACCTCGCACTCAATTGGCGCAGATATAACGCATACTTTTAACCAAAACTGGGTGAACCAGCTACGTTACAGCTTCCAGCAAACAACGGTAGCTTTCCAGGGCGGCGGTAATCCTAACTGCACGATTACGAACCCAGGTGCCTGTCCTACGCCTGTTGCGATTGGTGGCAATGCATCGCTCGGCTCACTTGGTAGCTTTACGGCAGCAGCTTCGGATACCTTCGGTGGATTTGGCACCTACAGCAGCAGCTTTCCGCAGGGACGTGTTGTAAAGGTCACACAGATTCAGGACAATGCTACTTGGACCAAGGGGCGTCATAACATCACCTTTGGTGGTGAGTTTGATTATCAAAACTCTCCCAACGTCTTCCTTCCTACATACATTGGTTCTGCTAGCTTTACAGGCACCTCCAGCGGCTCTGTACCTTCGGCGGGTCTAAGCAATTTCCTAAACCAGACTGGTACATATAGCTTGGCAAACGGTGATGTAAACATTCACTTTACTGAGCCGGACGCTGCCGCCTACTTTCAGGATGACTGGAAGGTAACGCCTAACTTGACATTGAACCTTGGTCTCCGTTGGGAGTTCTTTGGTCAAGCAATCAACCTGCTCCATAACCAGACTGTAGCTCGCGAATCGAATCCCTCTACGGCCATCTGGAACAGTGCCTACTCGCTTGCCGCACGTACTTTCCCTTCAGTTCCACAGAACTATAAGAATTTCCAGCCTCGTCTCGGCTTTGCTTATCATCCTGATGCACTGGGTGGACGAACTGTTATCAAGGGCGGATTCGCGATCAATTATGATCCTGAGTTCTACAATATGTTCCTGAACGCAGCTTCGGGTTCGCCAGTGGTTCTGCTCAGCACCAACAATTCCTGCGGATCGACCTGCTTGAACTCTGGGGCTGTTGCCAATGGCTTCCGTGCACAGAATCTTCCTGTTGTAACGGGTTCGACAAAGCCTAATCCTGGTACTTTTAGCCAGACTACCGTTGGTAATAATTTTCAAAATCCGTACACGGAGAGCTGGAACCTTATTGTTGAATATAGCCCGACCTCAAGGCTTGTGTTCGAAGCACGCTATGTCGGTAATCATGGTGTAAAGCTTTTCCAATCGCTAAACGCAAACCCCAATCTTTCTGCTGCCGCCTCTGCTTTTCCATCGCAGGTTGCTTATACTGCTTGCTCTACGGCGGGTACTGTTGTTACCAATCGTCCGGACTGCAGCCGCAATCTCGTTCGCTCACGTAATAACACTGCGGGTTCTAACTATAACGCAGCTCAGTTCAAGATGAGCAGCCGTGAGTGGCATGGTTTGACAACAACACTTTCTTACTCCCTATCAGCTACATTTGATACGGCTTCCGAAGTCTTCTCTTCGATTGGTGGTGGTGGTACGAATGCATTCGCACAGAATCCACTGAACTCCAGTTATGGAGAATATGCTCGCAGCGGAATTGATGTTCCTAGTGTAGTTTCCGCTTCGTTTGTATATAATCTTCCGTTCTACAAGAAGCAAGACACTCTTATCGGTCAATTGCTTGGTGGCTTCCAGGTTACCGGTCTCTACACCTACGACAGTGGTAATACTGTTACTCCCTTTAACTACGCATATGGTTACCTCTACAGCGATACAGCCTACGGTACGGGATATTCTTACCAACAGTACACGGATCAGTCGTTTGACTATGGCTTCAACAGCGGCATTAGCTCGGCTCGCCCATTCCTGGGCAATCCGAAGGCTCCTATTGGATCTGTTGCTATCCGAGATATTGATGGAAATTACTATGAGATGCAGGATTACCTTAATAACGGTTCGGCTGCTTCAGGCGGGACTCCTGTAAATTCCAATAGCTACCACTGGATTTATGCAAACACCCGCGAAGCAAATGCGCGAGGCCAAGCATTCTCGCCTGTCAAGCGTAATACCCTACGCGCCAACACTTGGAATAACCTTGATGCAGCCATATACAAGAATTTCCGAGTTAGGGATAACTATCGCTTCCAGCTCTCCATGGAAGGTCGCAATGTTCTCAATCGTCAATATCTAGGAACACCAGATCCGGAAATTGACGACGTCAGCTTCCAAGACACGCGCTACAACTCGGGTAGCTCACGCTACATCCGCATTGGAGCTCGCTTTACCTTCTAA
- the cobO gene encoding cob(I)yrinic acid a,c-diamide adenosyltransferase: protein MGTDEQARKGLILINTGPGKGKTTAALGTAFRAAGCGMRVLVLQFLKGSWHYGELDSAEALSGVEGFSYVMRQMGQGFVKVGGADADPADLKMVADAWEESAREIRSGEWDLIVLDEINYAIGYGMLDPETVAAVLREKPEMLHVILTGRNAHPLLVELADTVTEMREVKHAYQKGILAQRGIEF from the coding sequence ATGGGTACGGATGAGCAAGCTCGTAAGGGGTTAATCCTCATCAACACCGGTCCAGGCAAGGGCAAGACCACTGCGGCGCTGGGGACAGCGTTTCGGGCGGCCGGGTGCGGGATGAGGGTGTTGGTGCTGCAGTTTCTCAAAGGATCCTGGCATTATGGGGAGCTTGATTCGGCCGAAGCGTTGAGCGGAGTCGAGGGGTTTTCTTATGTCATGAGGCAGATGGGGCAAGGGTTTGTGAAGGTCGGTGGAGCGGATGCTGATCCGGCTGATCTGAAGATGGTGGCGGATGCCTGGGAAGAGTCGGCGAGAGAGATTCGGTCAGGGGAATGGGATCTGATCGTGCTGGATGAGATCAACTATGCGATTGGCTACGGGATGCTGGATCCGGAAACCGTAGCGGCAGTTCTGCGGGAGAAGCCCGAGATGCTGCACGTGATTCTGACCGGGAGAAACGCCCATCCGCTGCTGGTGGAGCTGGCCGATACTGTGACCGAGATGCGTGAAGTCAAACATGCCTATCAAAAAGGGATTTTGGCACAGCGCGGAATCGAGTTTTAG
- the rsfS gene encoding ribosome silencing factor: MASELTNRMLAAAAAACEDKKAEDIRILALDPTESGLTDYFLICNGTNERQNIAIADEIELRLKREFGEYAKSVEGRRQAEWVLLDYVDFIVHIFSEEKRAFYGLERLRKTATSLSVNELNAELKEQITATRKKATPAKKTVAKKVAAKKTASKKAPAKKIVPKKK, encoded by the coding sequence ATGGCCAGCGAATTGACGAATCGAATGCTTGCCGCAGCGGCTGCGGCGTGTGAAGACAAGAAAGCAGAGGACATTCGTATCCTCGCGCTGGATCCGACGGAGAGCGGACTTACGGATTATTTTTTGATCTGCAACGGCACAAACGAACGCCAGAATATTGCGATCGCCGACGAGATTGAACTGCGCTTGAAGCGCGAGTTCGGAGAGTACGCCAAGTCTGTCGAAGGCCGCCGCCAGGCAGAGTGGGTCCTGTTGGATTATGTCGACTTCATCGTCCACATCTTCTCGGAAGAAAAACGCGCGTTCTATGGCCTGGAGCGTCTGCGAAAGACTGCGACGTCGTTGAGCGTGAATGAATTAAATGCGGAGCTAAAGGAACAGATTACGGCGACGCGTAAGAAGGCTACGCCTGCCAAGAAGACCGTAGCGAAGAAAGTTGCTGCGAAGAAGACCGCAAGTAAGAAGGCTCCAGCAAAGAAAATAGTCCCGAAGAAGAAATAA
- the mnmE gene encoding tRNA uridine-5-carboxymethylaminomethyl(34) synthesis GTPase MnmE: MGSGETIVAVSTPPGRGGIGIVRLSGPAALAVAAEVVSLKAELDHGRARLGRIVEGPEQRVIDEAVVTAFRTPRSYTGEDVVEIATHGSPVVLETVIRGALEAGRRLGLEVRLAEPGEFTQRAFASGRLDLTQAEAVHDLIAARTLDQVRQAAGQLGGGLSRRLAGPKDRLLHLLALLEAGMDFASGELDDVDVVPPPYIEAEIAGVLAELRALERSFAGGHLLRQGVGMALVGRPNAGKSSIFNYLLERDRAIVTPMAGTTRDTVEESWSLGGIPLRLVDTAGLRGMGTEADEKPVDEAEAMGIARSREALADADLVLVVHDATLPLSEGERELLEELEHRPHLLVANKADLPGVDAELWATTLATSTVTGEGMEALRERILSLLGADSALAETAALTTPRQLAAIQAGIQALEQAAEANQAGLPHEVLLVDLHRAREAVDGLTGQTTPDDILQRIFSTFCIGK; the protein is encoded by the coding sequence ATGGGCTCTGGCGAGACAATTGTGGCGGTTTCGACCCCGCCGGGACGTGGCGGGATTGGGATAGTGCGGCTTTCGGGGCCGGCGGCGCTGGCCGTGGCGGCCGAAGTCGTCTCGCTGAAGGCCGAATTGGACCATGGGCGGGCCCGGCTGGGGAGGATTGTCGAGGGACCTGAGCAGCGGGTCATCGATGAGGCGGTGGTGACGGCGTTTCGGACTCCTCGTTCGTATACCGGCGAGGATGTCGTGGAGATTGCGACGCATGGGTCGCCGGTGGTGCTGGAGACGGTAATCCGCGGAGCGTTGGAAGCTGGGCGGAGACTGGGGCTGGAGGTTCGGCTGGCGGAGCCGGGCGAGTTTACTCAGCGGGCGTTCGCTTCCGGCCGCCTCGATCTGACGCAGGCTGAGGCCGTGCATGATTTGATTGCGGCGCGCACGCTGGACCAGGTTCGGCAAGCGGCTGGGCAGTTGGGCGGAGGGCTTTCGCGGCGGTTGGCTGGGCCGAAAGACCGCCTGTTGCATTTGCTCGCGCTATTGGAAGCGGGGATGGACTTTGCTTCAGGTGAGTTGGATGACGTGGATGTGGTTCCTCCTCCCTATATAGAGGCAGAGATTGCTGGAGTGCTGGCAGAGTTGCGGGCTCTGGAACGGAGCTTTGCGGGAGGACATTTGCTGCGGCAAGGCGTGGGAATGGCTTTGGTCGGCCGGCCAAACGCAGGTAAAAGCTCTATTTTCAACTACTTACTAGAGCGGGATCGGGCGATTGTGACGCCTATGGCGGGGACAACTCGCGATACCGTGGAGGAGAGCTGGTCGCTGGGGGGTATTCCTCTGCGACTGGTGGATACGGCAGGGTTACGCGGTATGGGCACGGAAGCTGATGAGAAGCCTGTCGATGAGGCCGAAGCGATGGGTATCGCCCGATCTCGGGAGGCGCTGGCCGATGCTGACCTGGTGCTGGTGGTGCATGATGCGACGCTTCCCCTGAGCGAGGGTGAGCGGGAGTTGCTGGAGGAGTTGGAGCATCGGCCCCATTTGCTGGTGGCGAATAAGGCTGACCTTCCCGGTGTCGATGCGGAGCTATGGGCGACGACGTTAGCCACCTCGACGGTGACCGGAGAGGGCATGGAAGCTCTGCGGGAGCGGATTCTATCCCTGCTAGGAGCGGATTCGGCTTTGGCCGAAACGGCTGCTCTCACAACACCGAGGCAGTTAGCCGCGATTCAAGCTGGGATTCAGGCTCTGGAGCAGGCGGCGGAGGCGAACCAGGCCGGTTTGCCGCACGAGG
- a CDS encoding 23S rRNA (pseudouridine(1915)-N(3))-methyltransferase RlmH, with amino-acid sequence MRILLSYVGDRPKEKAIRELFDLYLKRATRYLDVTEKSFSSTEKLLSFVETQRAANSLRCIFCDPRGKLVSSEDIAEVVEKAALSGVKQLLVAIGPANGWTEQQRVLADQLISLGRITLPHELCLLILMEQVYRALTIRAGHPYHSGH; translated from the coding sequence ATGCGAATTCTTTTGTCTTATGTGGGAGATCGTCCAAAAGAAAAAGCAATTCGGGAATTATTTGATCTCTATTTAAAACGAGCTACACGATATCTTGATGTAACAGAAAAGAGCTTCTCGTCCACCGAGAAGCTGCTTTCTTTTGTGGAAACGCAGCGAGCCGCCAACTCATTGCGCTGCATCTTCTGTGATCCAAGAGGAAAGCTGGTTTCCTCGGAAGATATAGCAGAGGTGGTGGAGAAAGCCGCACTAAGCGGAGTAAAGCAATTGCTCGTTGCAATTGGTCCAGCTAATGGGTGGACGGAACAACAGAGAGTGCTTGCTGATCAGCTCATATCCCTGGGAAGGATTACATTACCCCATGAGCTTTGCTTGCTTATTTTAATGGAGCAGGTATACCGAGCTTTAACTATTCGAGCTGGCCACCCATACCACTCGGGACACTAG